AGCTTGCACGCAGGTCGGGAGAAATCCCGCCCTATCTTGTGGCGGCATCGGGATTTGTGTGCGGTGCGGTATTTATGTGGATTTCCGACAAAACCGTCACCTTCGCCGCCAAGCGAGCAAATGCGCAGCCCTCGGAGGGGTTCAACCGCATAGTAATGCTCATTCTTTCCATAACTTTACATAACATTCCGGAAGGTCTTGCGGTGGGTGTGGCATTCGGTGCTTTGCAAAGCGGTACATACACAACAGAAGAGCTAATGGGTGCAATAAGCGTTGCGGTAGGCATAGGGCTTCAGAACTTTCCGGAGGGTGCGGCGGTTTCGCTCCCGTTACGCAGAGAGGGCTACTCGCGGCGCAAATGTTTCTTCATGGGGCAGGCATCCGGTATGGTGGAGCCATTCGCGGGTGTTACGGGTGCTCTTCTTGTGGTGCACATGCAGGCAATTCTGCCTTTTGCTCTTTCCTTTGCGGCAGGTGCCATGATATTGGTGGCAGTTCATGAATTGATTCCCGAGTGTCAGAAAAACCGCAAAGCGCACCCGTATTTTGCCACTATGGGCATAGTAAGCGGTTTTACGGTGATGATGGTACTGGATGTAATGCTGGGATGATTTAAAAATTCGTTCGATTTAAGTTTTTCATAATAAACATTAATAAAATGTTCAAGAATAGTTGGTATAATATAGTATTAATG
The nucleotide sequence above comes from Oscillospiraceae bacterium. Encoded proteins:
- a CDS encoding ZIP family metal transporter; amino-acid sequence: MNNIVLTALVATCGTWFVTALGAATVIFCKKPRYGLMNLMLGFASGVMIAASFWSLLQPAIELARRSGEIPPYLVAASGFVCGAVFMWISDKTVTFAAKRANAQPSEGFNRIVMLILSITLHNIPEGLAVGVAFGALQSGTYTTEELMGAISVAVGIGLQNFPEGAAVSLPLRREGYSRRKCFFMGQASGMVEPFAGVTGALLVVHMQAILPFALSFAAGAMILVAVHELIPECQKNRKAHPYFATMGIVSGFTVMMVLDVMLG